In the genome of Caldisphaera lagunensis DSM 15908, the window CTGGCCTGCTATTGCTATCAAAGGTGTAATTACACTAATATTAGTAAAAAGCCTATAAACTTTTATATTTATAGATGAAGTTGATTTATAATATAATTCATGAGATGGTACAAATGCTTTTATTGTATAATTTCCATTTTCTACATTTGGAATTAATAAGTTATAGCTAAAGGTACCATTATAATTTAATCTTACCTTTATTAAATTGTTATTAAATTCTATAAACAAATATTGTTGACCAAAGTTGCTATAAGTATTGTTTTCTGAATAATTTCCATATATCTTTATATAGGTATCTGGCAATACATTAGTATTATTTGTGTTTAAATTTATTTTAGGCTTGAAATAATTTAGTTTAATACAAACAAATGAAGAGTTTTCTCTTAGATTTTCATATTTATAAGGAATAAAATATGCATAAATACATGTCTTATTCTCATAAATGTAAGGTATTTTATAATTTATTGAAAAATTACCAGAATCATTTGTTGTTAAATTGGTTTCATTATTATAAAATAATATCATAACAGTAGCATTAGCTAGCCCTATATTTAAGTATGTGACATTGCCATAAATTTTTGTTGTATTTCCAAGCCATGCAGATGAAACGTTTGAGTAGAGCTTTACAGATACATTACCTTTTGATTCATATATATCATTTTGTAATTCATATATGAAAGAAGTTAAATTCCCCTCAGACTTCTTTATTTCATTTATACCATTTGTTAAATACGAATAAGGACCGATCGAATTTTTTAAAACAGAACCCAGATATGATAGCCATAGTGTAGAAGCGTTAGCCTTCTTCAACGTATTTAATGCTATTAATGATAGGTTATATGAATATGATAAATTCCCTATTTCTAGGTAATGATAACCTAGAGAAATATTATTTTCTGTTTCATTAAGTTGTGTAATAATCATGTTGATATAAGTGTTAAACCTTTTTACTAAATCATTGATTTCAGGATTATTGATGAAAGAAGTATTGCTTATTAATTTTAAAATTGATTTTGCATATGAATAATTTCCTAAATATGTTTCATGCATTACCTTATAATAAGCCAACGATAGCAATAGGTTTTGACTTGTTATTTCATAAGGATTTGCTATCTTTTCTGAATAATAAGACCTAAAGTAAATTAAAGGATAGGCTATTGTCGCTATAATTATAGCTATCAATACTATTGTTATTATAATATCATACCTTCGGGACAGGTATACCAATTAGACTTAACACCTCTAATAAAGCTATAGAGATAAATAATAATAACAATGCTATACCTATATAATTCTTTTTAGCCCGTGGAGCTATTATACGGTATGATACCAAATATATTAGAGCATATAAACCTATATATGGTCCAAGTTCATTAACATTAAGAAATGCTAAAGATATAAACGATAAAGATATTAATATTGATATTGTTAGAATAAACTTATTAGATCTATCCATTTAAAATTTCACCCTCTAATATGATACCATTTTGATTTTTTGCCTCCCTAACAAAATGTATTGGTTTCCCATAATATTTTGATAGGGATGAAAGAGCGATGCTACTTTCTAAATGACCTAAACACTTCTCATATCTAGGTATGTTTAAATACCTTCCCTTTGGATTTATAATATTTATTATTAATTCTGATTTATTTTCAACATCATTTTTAATTAGCTTAACATCGTCAGCTAAATCAAGATGCTCTATCAAAATTTTCTTTAAAAAAGATTCATCTCTTTCATCACCTTCCTTATTTATTGGAGGAGTTGGAATGAAAACTGTTACACCTCTTTCATTTAATATCCTTAAAGGAGAGCTAATTATTTTATTCACATGATCTTTTTCAAAATACTCATTTTCTTCATAAGGTATAAACGCGATATCTCTACCTTCTTTATTTAAGTAAATTCCCTTTCCCCTTGCATCAAACTCCTCTAATATTGCCTCTATATTTAATGCTGAACTTTCTATCATTTCCCTAATTACATAAGGAAAAATATAATTATCTGATATTGAAAAAGAGGCGAGACCAATTATGAAGATTCCCAAGAAAACATAAAATAATTCCATATAGTTAATTACAAATATGGAAAATACCATTACTGGAATTGATATTGATAATAATAAAATACCTAGTTCTTTAAGTTTCATTATTATAACACCTTCATCAAATAGTAATTAAATTTCCTATATGAAGAAAGTATTAGCATTGATAGTGAAAAAATGTATAAAGATAAAGATACTGAAAGAACTGTTAGGCCTTGAGGTAATAAATTTAATATGAGACCTATTAAAGGTATTATAGCTAAACTTATTGCTATATATATCGCAACTCTTTCCAATTCTCCCCAATCATTTTTATTTGGATAAATGCTTTCAACAACTCCATAACCTGGATAAAAGAAAAGAATTGGTGATACTAAAATTCCTTTAACTAAAATATATTTATCAGGTATA includes:
- a CDS encoding DUF1616 domain-containing protein, which translates into the protein MGLREEDIIKIIEKNSKIKIIDIINNMKNNNIKDVDIARFIYKLIEDNKIKYTNYPRNFLSYFFSIRNSWVLISLLIISVSMISSIFIPDKYILVKGILVSPILFFYPGYGVVESIYPNKNDWGELERVAIYIAISLAIIPLIGLILNLLPQGLTVLSVSLSLYIFSLSMLILSSYRKFNYYLMKVL